A portion of the Harpia harpyja isolate bHarHar1 chromosome 15, bHarHar1 primary haplotype, whole genome shotgun sequence genome contains these proteins:
- the LOC128151716 gene encoding keratin, type II cytoskeletal 4-like: MSRQCYTSSSLLGRRGFSSASAVCGLGRGNSSSASVCQPVGRRCGIGGFSSRSVCDLGRGQRISFGGSCRSGVYGGAGVGRCGVAYGGGRFGVGTVVGFGNCGSYGGLGSYRGLGDGVAIGGYGGGIGIGLGGGRSEGIRGVSIHPELLKPLCVGVDPEECQVRTHEKEQIKNLNNQFACFIDKVRLLEQQNKVLTTKWELLQQYVLPASRRNLEPVFENFICNLRKQLECVLGERERLENEERCLRDLVQEYKCKYEDEINKRTAAENEFVVLKKDVDCLYLTKEELEVRVGLLRQQLEFLKCIYAEERAQLDCQLCDTSVIVQMDNSRDLDMEGIIKSVECCYEEIAQKSKAEVEAFYQTRLEELHSSRGKFCDDLRNNQSEIAELNRMIQKLQCESDNVKKQIAALQTAICDAEQRGDCALKDARQKLIDLQTALQQAKDKMACLLRDYQELLNVKLALDIEIATYRTLLEGEESRICTGNPVSVAVVSGGGTVGECRSLSGIGGKCAVKTGGAGAGLGVVSSFGVGGAGFSTRSVDCLPRVGGGFGARSAVSCVGREVISGAEGVQCTTGVGNLGNVMCAGVEQCSPAAVIIPGAGVCGTGSRYSTAVRVVRTTR, from the exons ATGAGTCGACAGTGCTACACCTCCAGCTCTCTCCTGGGAAGACGGGGCTTTTCCTCCGCGTCCGCCGTCTGCGGCCTCGGCAGGGGCAACAGCAGCTCAGCCTCCGTCTGCCAGCCGGTGGGACGGAGATGTGGAATTGGTGGCTTCAGCAGCCGGAGCGTCTGCGACCTGGGGAGAGGGCAAAGGATTTCCTTCGGTGGGAGCTGCCGCAGTGGGGTCTACGGCGGTGCTGGCGTCGGACGTTGCGGCGTGGCTTACGGCGGAGGCCGCTTTGGCGTGGGCACGGTCGTAGGGTTTGGTAACTGCGGAAGCTACGGGGGCCTGGGCAGCTACAGAGGTCTCGGGGACGGCGTGGCTATCGGAGGCTACGGTGGCGGCATTGGCATCGGCCTCGGCGGAGGTAGATCCGAAGGGATTCGGGGCGTCAGCATCCACCCGGAGCTCCTCAAGCCCCTCTGTGTGGGGGTCGACCCTGAGGAGTGCCAAGTGCGGACCCACGAGAAAGAGCAAATCAAGAACCTCAACAACCAGTTCGCCTGCTTCATTGACAAG GTCcggctgctggagcagcagaacAAGGTGCTGACCACCAAGTGGGAGCTGTTGCAGCAGTATGTCCTCCCAGCTTCCAGGAGAAACCTGGAGCCCGTTTTCGAGAACTTCATCTGCAACCTGAGGAAGCAGCTGGAGTGTGTGCTGGGGGAGCGAGAGAGGCTGGAAAATGAGGAGCGGTGCCTCAGGGACCTGGTTCAAGAGTACAAGTGCAA aTACGAAGATGAGATCAACAAGCGCACGGCTGCGGAGAACGAGTTTGTGGTCCTCAAGAAG GATGTGGACTGTCTTTACCTGACCAAGGAGGAGCTGGAGGTGAGAGTGGGCCTCCTGCGGCAGCAGCTGGAGTTCCTGAAGTGCATCTATGCCGAG GAGAGAGCTCAGCTGGATTGCCAGCTGTGTGACACCTCTGTCATCGTGCAAATGGACAACAGCCGGGACCTGGACATGGAGGGCATCATCAAAAGTGTTGAGTGCTGCTACGAGGAGATTGCCCAGAAGAGCAAGGCTGAAGTGGAGGCTTTCTACCAAACCAGG CTGGAGGAGCTCCACAGCAGCAGGGGCAAGTTCTGCGATGACCTGAGGAACAACCAGAGTGAGATAGCCGAGCTGAACCGGATGATCCAGAAGCTGCAGTGCGAGTCGGATAACGTGAAGAAACAG ATTGCAGCTCTGCAAACGGCCATCTGTGATGCTGAGCAGCGGGGCGACTGTGCCCTCAAAGATGCCCGGCAGAAGCTGATCGACCTGCAGACTGCACTGCAGCAAGCCAAGGACAAGATGGCATGTTTGCTGAGAGACTACCAGGAGCTGCTGAACGTCAAGCTGGCCCTGGACATTGAGATTGCCACTTACAGAACACTGCTGGAAGGAGAAGAGAGCAG gataTGTACCGGCAACCCTGTGAGCGTAG CTGTGGTCAGCGGCGGTGGCACCGTTGGGGAGTGCCGATCCCTATCTGGAATTGGAGGGAAATGCGCCGTCAAGACAGGAGGGGCCGGTGCGGGGTTAGGGGTGGTCTCCTCCTTCGGCGTCGGCGGCGCCGGCTTTAGCACCCGGAGCGTAGATTGCCTCCCCAGGGTTGGGGGTGGATTTGGGGCGAGGAGCGCGGTCAGCTGTGTGGGGCGAGAAGTCATCTCCGGTGCGGAGGGGGTGCAGTGCACCACCGGCGTGGGCAACCTGGGGAACGTGATGTGCGCTGGCGTGGAGCAGTGCAGCCCGGCAGCCGTCATCATTCCCGGGGCAGGGGTCTGTGGCACCGGGAGCAGGTACAGCACAGCTGTGCGCGTGGTCAGAACAACCCGGTAG
- the LOC128151717 gene encoding keratin, type II cytoskeletal 6C-like produces MSRISFRSSTGGGMRGFSSGSAIVGGGSGTRSSFSSVSVSRVGGGRAGGGGGFGAGGGFGSRSLYNLGGSKRISYSSVGGGLRSGAGGGYGFGGGAGFGLGYGGGAGAGFGLGGAGGGGGYGLGSGFGLGGPGFGGRGGPGFPVCPPGGIHEVTVNQSLLAPLKLDIDPEIQKVRTQEREQIKTLNNKFASFIDKVRFLEQQNKVLETKWSLLQEQGHTVTRKSLEPLFEAYINNLRRQLDSLMGERGRLDSELRNMQDMVEDFKNKYEDEINRRTGAENEFVVLKKDVDGAYMNKVELQAKADALADEINFLRALYEAELSQMQQQVSDTSVVLSMDNNRNLDLNSIIAEVKAQYEDIANRSRAEAEAWYQNKYEELQVSAGRHGDDLRNTKIEISEINRMVQRLRNEIESVKKQCASLQAAIAEAEERGELALKDAKAKLAELEDALQKAKADLARQLREYQELMNVKLALDIEIATYRKLLEGEESRLAGEGVGAVSVSVVSSSSGMGYGGGSCLGMGGGLGVGSGLGMGSGLGMGSSGGGGGGSYSMSSSSGFGGGSGGFGGGSTFSSGSSRGIGASTGGSVRIVSKTTTTKKTVR; encoded by the exons ATGAGTCGGATCTCTTTCAGATCATCTACTGGAGGGGGCATGAGGGGCTTTAGCTCAGGCTCTGCTATCGTAGGAGGTGGCAGTGGTACCAGAAGCAGTTTTAGCTCCGTCTCTGTCTCCAGAGTTGGAGGAGGAAGAGCCGGAGGTGGAGGAGGCTTTGGAGCTGGTGGTGGCTTCGGCAGCAGAAGTCTCTATAACCTAGGTGGAAGCAAAAGAATTTCCTACAGCTCGGTCGGTGGAGGTCTACGGAGTGGAGCCGGTGGTGGATACGGCTTTGGTGGAGGAGCTGGCTTTGGTCTTGGCTATGGTGGTGGAGCAGGCGCTGGTTTTGGCTTAGGaggagctggtggtggtggcggctATGGGCTGGGCAGTGGATTTGGGCTGGGAGGTCCTGGATTTGGTGGTCGAGGTGGCCCCGGGTTCCCTGTTTGCCCACCTGGTGGCATCCATGAAGTGACTGTCAACCAGAGCCTCCTGGCACCCCTCAAGCTGGATATCGACCCTGAAATCCAGAAGGTGCGAACACAGGAGCGTGAGCAGATCAAGACGCTGAACAACAAATTTGCCTCCTTCATTGACAAG GTGCGCTTTTTGGAGCAGCAGAACAAAGTGCTGGAGACCAAGTGGAGCCTCCTCCAAGAGCAAGGTCACACAGTCACCAGAAAGTCCCTTGAGCCCCTTTTTGAAGCCTACATCAACAACCTCAGACGGCAGCTAGACAGTCTTATGGGAGAGAGGGGACGGTTGGACTCTGAACTGAGGAACATGCAGGACATGGTGGAAGACTTTAAGAACAA ATATGAAGATGAGATCAACCGGCGCACTGGTGCAGAGAATGAGTTCGTGGTCCTCAAAAAG gatGTGGATGGTGCTTACATGAACAAGGTCGAGCTGCAGGCCAAAGCAGATGCGCTGGCAGATGAAATTAACTTCCTGAGAGCTCTCTACGAAGCG GAATTGTCCCAGATGCAGCAGCAAGTATCCGACACCTCTGTCGTCCTGTCCATGGACAACAACCGTAACTTGGACCTCAACAGCATCATCGCAGAGGTCAAAGCTCAGTACGAGGACATCGCCAACCGGAGCCGGGCTGAGGCTGAGGCTTGGTACCAAAACAAG TACGAGGAACTCCAGGTCTCCGCCGGGCGGCATGGCGACGACCTCCGTAACACCAAGATAGAAATTTCAGAGATCAACCGGATGGTCCAGAGGCTGCGGAACGAGATCGAGAGCGTGAAGAAACAG TGTGCCAGCCTCCAAGCAGCCATCGCTGAGGCAGAGGAGCGTGGGGAGCTGGCCCTCAAGGATGCCAAGGCCAAACTGGCCGAGCTGGAAGATGCTCTGCAGAAAGCCAAGGCTGACCTGGCCCGGCAGCTCCGCGAGTACCAGGAGCTCATGAACGTCAAGCTGGCCCTGGACATCGAGATTGCGACCTACAGAAAGCTGCTGGAGGGCGAGGAGAGCAG GCTTGCCGGCGAGGGAGTCGGAGCCGTGAGCGTCT CCGTGGTCAGCAGCTCGAGCGGGATGGGCTACGGCGGCGGCAGCTGCCTGGGCATGGGCGGAGGTCTCGGCGTGGGAAGCGGTCTCGGCATGGGAAGCGGTCTTGGCATGGgaagcagcggcggcggcggcggcggcagctacagcatgagcagcagcagcggctTCGGAGGTGGGAGTGGAGGCTTCGGCGGGGGCAGCACCTTCAGCTCCGGGAGCAGCCGAGGTATTGGTGCCAGCACGGGAGGCAGCGTGAGGATCGTTTCCAAGACCACCACTACCAAAAAGACCGTCAGATAA